One genomic window of Arachis stenosperma cultivar V10309 chromosome 10, arast.V10309.gnm1.PFL2, whole genome shotgun sequence includes the following:
- the LOC130957319 gene encoding uncharacterized protein LOC130957319, whose translation MQNQNAAIKKLETQIGYLFKQLSNHNFCNNNNSSKEEECQAITLRSGKELKELSQKPQEEGSTEKGEEQDGVQTPTSSPQKEKGMPKLNISRAPYPQQLKKKEDDNQFVRFLEIFKKLQINIPFAEAIEQMPLYAKFLKELMTKKRSWKNNKTMILTEECSAIIQHKLPQKLKDLGSFQIPCIIGEITVEKALCDLGASINLMLVAMMRKMKIEEA comes from the coding sequence ATGCAGAATCAaaatgctgccatcaagaaaCTGGAGACACAAATTGGTTATCTATTCAAGCAGCTTTCTAACCACAACTTCTGCAATAATAACAATTCAAGCAAAGAAGAGGAGTGTCAAGCTATAACACTTAGGAGTGGGAAGGAACTTAAGGAACTCTCCCAAAAACCACAAGAAGAAGGCTCAACTGAAAAGGGAGAAGAGCAAGATGGAGTTCAAACTCCCACTTCAAgtccacaaaaagaaaaagggatgcCAAAACTGAACATCTCAAGAGCTCCATATCCTCAGCAgttgaagaaaaaggaagatgaCAACCAGTTCGTGAGATTCTTGGAAATCTTTAAGAAACTACAAATCAACATACCCTTTGCTGAAGCAATAgaacaaatgccactctatgccaagttcCTGAAGGAGCTAATGACTaagaagagaagctggaagAACAATAAGACTATGATACtaactgaagaatgtagtgctatcATCCAGCACAAACTACCCCAGAAGTTGAAGGATCTTGGGAGCTTTCAGATCCCTTGTATTATAGGGGAAATCACAGTAGAGAAGGCCCTTTGTGACTTAGGAGCCAGCATCAATTTGATGTTAGTAGCAATGATGAGGAAGATGAAGATCGAGGAGGCTTAA